From the genome of Elusimicrobiota bacterium, one region includes:
- a CDS encoding alpha/beta fold hydrolase — MILISLLCIQIHVLPVAGERFDTLRNTLHPIESPFKGQVYNKDTSRYLSYYNIDFPADSGQFVFGTMDLAGYKLPVQFYIPKTPRAIVIVLHGYQNHAGTMKNLITHLVTHNYAVACYDLPGYGLASDVHIKGDFFGEYLKCYTSFVNKCTELFTYDIYTIGFSMSGGVVAEALITTPGINIKKAVLAAPLVRSQLWTLSKMGHFFANPFFKIVPRIFRNDSSDHEFLRFQRSDPLETRVVQADWVRSLFEYEKRMVSYPETEVQPKTLILQGTSDIIVEWKYNLKILTSKIKDVKVTLLPGANHQLFNESVEYREKALDAVTTFFEE, encoded by the coding sequence ATGATCTTAATTTCCCTTCTTTGTATCCAAATACACGTTTTACCAGTAGCAGGGGAAAGGTTTGATACACTAAGAAATACGCTTCACCCGATTGAGTCACCTTTTAAGGGACAAGTATATAATAAGGATACCTCCAGGTATTTATCGTACTATAACATCGACTTCCCGGCTGACAGCGGGCAATTCGTATTCGGCACGATGGACCTTGCAGGGTACAAACTGCCGGTACAGTTTTATATACCCAAGACCCCGCGGGCAATCGTTATTGTACTTCATGGGTACCAGAACCACGCAGGCACCATGAAAAACCTTATCACCCATCTTGTTACTCACAACTACGCTGTTGCGTGTTACGACCTTCCAGGGTATGGTTTAGCATCTGATGTACACATTAAAGGCGATTTTTTTGGGGAGTACCTCAAGTGCTACACCAGTTTTGTAAATAAATGCACCGAACTCTTCACCTACGACATTTATACTATTGGATTCAGTATGAGCGGCGGGGTGGTAGCAGAAGCGTTGATCACAACACCGGGGATAAATATAAAAAAAGCTGTATTAGCCGCACCGCTGGTACGTTCTCAACTATGGACACTCTCAAAGATGGGACACTTTTTCGCTAATCCATTCTTCAAAATAGTACCCCGTATATTCCGTAATGATAGTTCGGACCACGAGTTTCTCAGGTTTCAACGTTCCGACCCTTTAGAAACACGGGTGGTGCAAGCAGACTGGGTACGTTCATTATTTGAATACGAAAAACGTATGGTCTCATACCCTGAGACTGAAGTACAACCCAAAACACTTATCTTGCAGGGAACCTCTGACATTATTGTTGAATGGAAGTACAATCTCAAAATCTTAACCTCAAAGATTAAAGACGTAAAGGTTACCTTACTCCCCGGAGCGAACCACCAGCTTTTTAACGAAAGTGTTGAGTACCGCGAGAAAGCATTGGATGCAGTAACCACCTTTTTTGAGGAATAA